In Planctomycetia bacterium, the DNA window TCCACGGGCACTTAAAAGCCCGCACATGTTCAGAATCCGCTAAGCGGAATTCAAACTGAACGGAGACGTCGGCGGATCGGCCGGCGCCGGTACGGTGATTGCGATAGTCGAGTTCATTCGAGAATCGCAATACACCGAAAGGGCGTTCACCATGTCATCCCGCCGAATCCTGGTACCGGTCGATTTCACTCCTTGCAGCGACGAAGCGTTGAAGACCGCCGCGACGTTGGCTCGTGGATCGGACTCAGGGCTCCTCATCGTGCACATCGTTGAGCCGCCGATTTTGATGGAACATCCGGAATGCTTCAACGGCGCGCCGTCCGAGTTGATGAAGGAATTCCAGCAAATGCTGGACAAGATTGCGGCCTCCGTGGAAGGCTTGCCGCGCGAACAACGACTGCTTGAAGGTCCTGCGGCGGACGCGATCCTCGATCTCGCGGAGACGGAGCAGGTCGATTGGATCGTCCTAGGCACGCACGGCCGGTGCGGTACGGGCCGCCTTGGAATGGGAAGAGTCGCCGAAGCAGTCGTCCGTCGAGCACAGTGTCCCGTCTTGGTCGTAAAAGCGGCTGCCTCGCAAGCGGCCATGCTCGCGCCGGCATCCGGAAATTATTAGAGCCTGGGGGGCGATGGACTCGTGGCGGCTATAGAAGGCCACGGATCTTCGGCTGCGCCTTACTCGGCCTAGCTCATTCTCCACGCAGACTACTTGGATTTTCACGATAGAATCTAAGTCACTCGGGCAGGCTGATCATAGAGATTGCCGCCGAGGCGTCGGTAATCCGAACTGCACCGGTGTACGATTCGTCGATGACCTTTCCCCCCATCACTCGCCGCGTTCGACACTTTCAGCGATACGCTCAAGTCCTTGAGGTGCTCGCGCGTCACGGCTTCGCCGATCTCTCTCAGCAGCTCGGGCTCGACTCGCTCCTTGATCGGGCGCGGACCGCGATCGGGACCGCACCGAGCGGAACGAACGAACGGATTCCCGTCGCGGTTCGCCTTCGGACGATGCTCGTCGAACTCGGTCCGACGTACGTGAAGCTCGGCCAAGTGATGAGCACCCGGCCCGATCTTGTGCCGCAGGACTGGGTCGACGAGTTCAAGAAGCTGCAGAACAAAGTGCCGGGTGTCGACTACGGCGTGATCGAGAAGATGCTGGAGGAGGAATTTCCAGGACGCCGCAAACGACTGTTTCGTTCGTTTCAGCATCAGCCGGTCGCCGCCGGCTCCATGGCGCAAATCCATCGTGCCCGACTCCGCGATGGGACTCGGATCGTGTTGAAGTTTCTCCGACCGGGCATTCGCGAAGTCATCGCGGTCGACATGGAGATCCTCCAGGCGCTGGCGGAACTCGTGGAGGCCCACTTCGCGAACCTCGGCTACAGTCCGACCGAGATCGTGCGCGAGTTCGCCAAAGAACTTCAGCGCGAAACGGACATGATGCAAGAGGGACGCTCGACCGAGCGACTCCGCTCTCTTTTTGCGGACGATCTCGAGGTCATGTTTCCGGCAGTGTATTGGGAGGCGACGACGCACAACGTGCTGGCGATAGAAGAAATCGACGGACTCGTTCTCGCGGACCTTGGCTCGGATCGGCTCAGCCCTGACGATCGCCGCACGCTGGTTAAAAACGGTGCTCGAGCCGTCTTCCGGCAGTGCCTGGAGTTCGGCTTCTTCCACGCCGACCCGCATCCGGGCAATCTGATGGCGCTCCCCAACGGCCGCATCGCCTTCATCGACTGCGGCATGACCGGTGAGATCGACGTACGGACTTCGCGGCAGCTCGCCGATCTCGTTTCCGGCGTGGTCGCGGGAGACTTGGATCGAGTGATCGCAGCGGCCGGCGCCATTACGGAAATGGACTACGAGAAGATGGAGGATCGCGCTCTGCGCGCGGATGTCAACGCGATCGTGTCGGCGTTTCGAGGAACGCCGCTAGAACGACTCAACCTCGGCAAGGTGCTGCAGGACTTTTTCGCCTCGCTCCGAACGCACCGCGTACGCTGCCCGGCCGACATCATTCTGCTCATCAAGGCGCTGACGACGATCGAATCGATCGCCCATGAACTCGATCCCTCCTTCGAGCTGGTCCCCTTCGTGCGACCCTACTTGGAAGACTTGGTCGCCAAACGATACGGCATGCCGGCCATGAAAAACCGGATGCAGCGCGGCTTGCGACAATACATCGAGCTGCTCGAAGACCTTCCCGGCGAGTTGCGGCCGATTCTCTCGCAACTCCGCAGGAACAAATTGGCCGTGAACCTCGAGCACCGCGGCCTCGATCGCGTGACGCGCACGATTGAGCATGCGAGCCGAAACATTTCGTTTGCGGTGATCATCGCGGCGATGTTCGTCGGCTCGTCGATTCTCGTCCACGCGGCCCGAATGTCGGGCGCCACGGCGCTCACCGCGGTCGGCTACGTCGGCTTCGTGGCCGCGGCCATCTTGGTCGTGGTGATGCTCGTTTCGAATCGCCGCAATCGAGGCGACTAAGGGGCTCGCTTCTTAGGCGGCTTCCGTTCCGCAACCTTCTTGGTCGTCTCTTTTGTAGCGGTCCGGACGGGGGCGACTTCGGCTTTCTTGGCCGTCGTCGGTCGCCCCTTCGGCGTAATCGCGACTGCTAAGCCCTCAAGCAGTCCCCCCGCGCCCATAGCCAGCGCCCCTGCGGCGCGACGAACGACGCGGACGCCCGCTCTGGCCGTTTCGCCGGTTAGCTCAAGTAAGCGACCGTCGGCCGCCTTGGCCGTCGCTCGCACCGAAGCCGTTACCTTCGGACCCGTCCGCTCCGCACGGGCCACGAGCGCTTCGAGTTCCTGGCGAACTTCCTTCGACGCTTTGCCGGCGTACTTCTTGACGGCGCCGAGAAAGTCGGCATCGGCGGCGAGCATCCGCTTAGCGGCGACCGACACGTTCCTGCCCGGAATCGCCCGGCCGCGTTCGCGGACTTCATCGACGGTCGTCGAACCCGCGGACGCGATCGCCTTTACGCCGTCG includes these proteins:
- a CDS encoding universal stress protein, translated to MSSRRILVPVDFTPCSDEALKTAATLARGSDSGLLIVHIVEPPILMEHPECFNGAPSELMKEFQQMLDKIAASVEGLPREQRLLEGPAADAILDLAETEQVDWIVLGTHGRCGTGRLGMGRVAEAVVRRAQCPVLVVKAAASQAAMLAPASGNY
- a CDS encoding AarF/ABC1/UbiB kinase family protein, giving the protein MTFPPITRRVRHFQRYAQVLEVLARHGFADLSQQLGLDSLLDRARTAIGTAPSGTNERIPVAVRLRTMLVELGPTYVKLGQVMSTRPDLVPQDWVDEFKKLQNKVPGVDYGVIEKMLEEEFPGRRKRLFRSFQHQPVAAGSMAQIHRARLRDGTRIVLKFLRPGIREVIAVDMEILQALAELVEAHFANLGYSPTEIVREFAKELQRETDMMQEGRSTERLRSLFADDLEVMFPAVYWEATTHNVLAIEEIDGLVLADLGSDRLSPDDRRTLVKNGARAVFRQCLEFGFFHADPHPGNLMALPNGRIAFIDCGMTGEIDVRTSRQLADLVSGVVAGDLDRVIAAAGAITEMDYEKMEDRALRADVNAIVSAFRGTPLERLNLGKVLQDFFASLRTHRVRCPADIILLIKALTTIESIAHELDPSFELVPFVRPYLEDLVAKRYGMPAMKNRMQRGLRQYIELLEDLPGELRPILSQLRRNKLAVNLEHRGLDRVTRTIEHASRNISFAVIIAAMFVGSSILVHAARMSGATALTAVGYVGFVAAAILVVVMLVSNRRNRGD